AATTTATGTTAAAAAAAATACCTCAAAAAGTAATAACTTTTTGAGGTATTTTAATTTCAAATGGACTGATTCATAAAAGATATAAATCTTAACAACTCTTTATTTAAGAATAGTAAATTCTATTTTAGAATCATTAAACACTTTATGAGTTTGTTTTTGAAAATCTTCTGGTTTTGCATAAAAAATATTTTCTACAAAAGTTTGAGGATTTAGATCTATCAATGGAAACCAAGTGCTTTGAACTTGTACTTGAATTTTATGCCCTTTCTTAAAGGTATGAAACACATCTTGCAACTTAACATTTACTGCTGTTTTTTCATTAGCCACAAACGGTTCTGGTTTACTAAAACTATTTCTAAAACGACCTCTCATTACTTCGCTTCTCACCATCATATGATAATTGCTCATTTTTAAATGAGGAGCTATCTCTTTAGTCTCTGGCTCCTCATTAGGAAAAACATCAATAACTTTTACAACCCAGTCCGCATCTGTACCTGTGGTTGCTACTTGTAATTGCGCTAAAATATCGCCAGCAAGTGTTGTATCATCTGTTAAAATTTCGGTTTCAAAAACAAGAACATCAGGACGTCTTGCTGCAAATCGCTGGTCATCTGTCATGTATTTTCTAGGTGTAAGACCTTGTTGTTTAACATCTTCAGAATAAGGAACCGGTTTCTTTGGGTCGCTAATAAATTCTTCAAAGGCAAAATTCTTTTTTGCCATTTGTGACAACTTGTTGTCTTGCATGAAAAATGCTTTCTTTTCCGTATTCTTTGGAGGCCACGCATCATACGTTTTCCATTCTTTTTTACCCGAATCAAAAACATAAGCCTCAGGAAGTGTGTTTTCACCTTTTCCATTATTTTTCAGGAAATGACGGAAAAAATTAGCTTCAATGTTTTTTTGATAAAAACCTGAAATGCTATCGCCAAAATTAATATTCCCAATAACTTGTTTAGCAGAATTACGAGCCCAATCTCCGTGACTCCACGGCCCCATTACGATGGTATTGTAATTTTTACTGCTCTTTTCAATCGTACTGTATGTATTTAAAGGACCGTATAAATCTTCTGCATCAAACCAACCACCAACAGTCATAACTGCAGGTTTAATATTGTTCAAGTGTTGAAGAATACCTCGCTTTTGCCAAAAATCATCGTAACTAGAATGATCTTTTAGCTGTTGCCAAAATTCATTATCGGCTCCGTAATACTTATCTAAATTTGAAAGTGGGCCAGCATCAAGAAAAAATTGATAATCATCATTGGTTCCCGTATTGGTAAAAGTATACCATGGCTCTGTGGTACGTGCCTTTTTTTGTGGTCCAAATAAAGGTGTCACTTTCCAGTAACTTAAAAGATAAGCTCCATTGTGATGAAAATCATCAAAGAAGAAATCAGCAATACATGCTTGTGGCGAAACTGCTTTTAATGCCGGGTGATTACTTAATAAAGAATACGTTGCATAAAAACCTGGATAAGATATTCCCCATGTTCCTACGTTTCCGTTATTATTAGGTACATTTTTTACCAACCAATCTATTGTATCATACGTATCAGATGCTTCATCAATATCAGTCTTTGATTTTTTATTAGGTACATAGCCACGCATGTTATCATACAAACCATCACTCATAAACCTACCACGAACATCTTGGTAAACTACAATATACCCTTCTTTCATCATCGTTTCACTTGGTGAAATCGACCTTTTCATTTTATCAGCGCCATAAGGCCCCGAGTTATAAGGTGTTCTTTGCATGATGATTGGATACTTTTTTGAAGTATCCTTTGGAGCATAAATTGAGGTAAACAGCTCGGCCCCATCGCGCATCTTGATATGCACTTCTTTTTTAGTGTAATTTTCTGCTACATAATTTGGTTTAGAATCCTGAGCCGAGGATAATAAGACACCAAATATCAATAATGCAATACTTAGTAGTTTTTTCATGTGTTTTTTAAATTTAATAGGGTTTAAAGATAAAAAATATGTGGAAATAAAAACAGTTTAAAGACACTAAAATAAATTCATTGTAAAAAAATAAGCATAAAAAAAAGGCCTATTCGGCCTTTTTAAATGAATCTATTCCGTCTCTCAACCAATCTTTGTAAGCATTGATATCTGAGTTGTAACTTTCTGGTTTATCTGATAGCATATTCCCATCAGTGTCCATAACAATGTAGTATGGCTGTGCATTTGCTTTAAACTTGGTAATTTGAAAATCACTCCATTTATTTCCTACGCTTACCACCTCTTTTCCAGTTTCTTTAGATACGTATTGCTCTTTTTTTGGAAGTTCCCTTTTATCATCAACATATAATGAAATAAGCACAACCTCGTTTTGTAATATTTTTAAAATCATTGGATCGGACCAAACATAGTCTTCCATTTTTCTACAATTCACACACGCATAACCTGTAAAATCTAATAGAATAGGTTTGTTAACTGATTTTGCGTAAGCTACTCCCTTGTCATAATCCTCAAAAGCTATTAAATCATGTGGTCCTAAATGAGCTCCATCTGGTAAAACTTGAGCTGTTGTTGCTGAGCCTCCTTTTGAATTTCCTACTCCATAAGGACTTTCGCTATAGGTCATAGGTGGCGGAAAACCTGAAATTAATTTTAATGGCGCTCCCCAAATCCCTGGAATTAGATACAGCGTAAAAGCTAAAACTACTAATCCTAAAGACAATCTTCCTACCGAAATATGATTCAATGGACTATCGTGTGGGAGTGTAATTTTTCCAAAAAGATATAAAGCTAATGTTCCAAAAATAGCAATCCAAATAGCTAAAAACACTTCTCTTTCCAAGAAATGGAGCTGCAATACCAAGTCAGCATTAGATAAAAACTTAAAGGCCAATGCCAGTTCTAAGAAACCTAATACTACTTTAACCGTATTCAACCACCCACCTGATTTAGGTAATGAGTTCAACCAACCTGGGAACATAGCAAACAACATAAATGGTAATGCAAGTGCTAATGAAAAACCAAACATTCCTACAATAGGTGCAATACCGCCTTTGGAAGCTGCCTCTACTAACAGAGTTCCTACAATAGGCCCCGTACATGAAAAAGAAACTATAGCTAGAGCCAATGCCATGAATAAAATACCAATAATACCACCTCTGTCTGCTTGATTGTCTACTTTATTTGCCCAAGAATTTGGCAACATGATTTCGAATGCACCCAAGAAGGACGAGGCAAAAACAACTAATAAAATGAAGAAAATGATATTAAACCATACATTAGTAGATAAAGCATTTAGGGCATCAGCTCCAAATATTGCCGTTACCAAAAAACCTAAAACTACGTAAATAAAAATGATAGCAATACCGTAAATAATAGCATTTCGAATTCCTTTTGCCTTAGTTTTACTTTGTTTGGTAAAAAAACTAACCGTCATAGGGATCATTGGGAAAACGCATGGTGTTAATAATGCTGCAAACCCAGATAAAAATGCAATAAAAAAGATAGATAATAAACCTCTTTTTTCCTCTGGTTTTTCAGCTATAGGAGCAGTTATTTTAGCGGTTTTCTCAGCTTTCACCTCTGTTTTCACAGTATCAACAACCTCTTTTGACAGGGTTGAATCCCCGGTCGCAACATTTATCACCGATGCTACTTCTGTGGTTGCACTTTCGTTTTGAGGAATTTTTAAAGTAAAATTCTTTTCAACATTGATGCAGACATCTTTACAAACCTGATAATTAAAGTCAACTTTAACCTCAGTAAGCTTAGTATTTGTAAGTTCAATTTCTTGTTGAATTTGAGCCTTTTTCTCAAAAAAAGTTTCGTTTACCTCAAATATATCATTGAAGGCAGTTCTTGTTTTGCTTTCTTTGGCTTTGCCAATAAGTTTAAAATTTCCTTTTTGGTTTTTAAAAATAATTTCAAGAGGAAGTGGTCCCCCATCTGGCGTGAATTGGGAATACAAATGCCACTCGTTATCAATTACAGCATTAAAAATCAAGAGGTATCTAGTATCTGACTTTTTTTCAATTTTAGTAGTCCATTTTGCTGGATCTAAAATTTGAGCATTACCATTGGTAAAAGCCAAAAATGCTATAAGTAAAAGGATTATTTTTTTCATTAGCGTAGTTCTATTTTTAAAATATTTTTAGTTGTTTCGGTTACTTTAAACCGTTCGTCTGGTCTTAATCCAACAAGCCAAACTATTGTTTCATCGGAATATAGCAACCAAGTTTTTTCTTTTTCATTTAGAGATAATTTTTCATCTTTAAAAAATTTACTCACTTTTTTTGACTTCCCTTGCATACCAAAAGGATGAAAAACAGCTCCCTCACTCCATTTTTGTAATCGCAATGGGTAGTGCAATAAATCTGCATCAACAAAGATAGAAGTATTTGTGGCGATACTAATGTCGGCTACTTTGCAAAAAGTCAGATTTAAGGGAATATTAACTTCTCTTTGATTTTCAGAAATAAAATATTCCTCATTGGTATTTACGAAATTTATCGGACTAAGGATTAAATAATCACGATCTTTTAATAATCGGTATTGAGGAGCAAGAACAAACTTGCCTGATTGACTTTCAACAAGTGCATAAATATCATCCCAAGATTTAAACTCAAATTCTTTGAGCCATTGGTACAAATAGGATTTATAATTAGGTAATTGTTTTAATTTTCTAATATCAAGATATATAATTTCATTCTCTTGCTTTGCCACCTGCTGATAAATCATAATAGCGGCATCCTCCATCATAACTTGAGCTTCCTGAAGATAGGTTTGCGTATTAAGAAATGATGACAAAAAATTAGAATTAATATCTTTTAACAAAGGTATAACCTGATGTCGGATTTTGTTTCGAAGGTATTTATCTGTGGCATTGCTGCTGTCTTCTCTCCATTTGATATTGTTCTCTTGGGCATAACGTGTAATTTCATCTTGGCTAAATGCCAAAAGTGGTCTTACTACACGATCATTTTGCTGAGGAATTCCGGTCAAACCCTCAATGCCAGTTCCTCGACTTAAATTGATTATAAAAGTTTCAAGAGCGTCATCAGCATGGTGTGCCGTAAGAATGTAATCGTACTGTTCTTGCTCTAAAATTTCGTAAAACCAGCTGTAACGCAACTCTCTGGCGGCAACTTGTGTGGATATTTTATAATCTTCGGCAAATGCCTTGGTGTCGAATTGGGTAAAAAAGAAAGGAATATTGTTATTTGATGCGTACTCTTGAACAAATTTTTGATCCTCAAAACTTTCTAAACCTCGAAGCTGAAAATTACAATGAGCAATAGCCATGTTAAATCCCATTTGCTGAAACAAATGAACCATAACCATGCTGTCTATACCACCACTGGTTGCCAAAAGCACCTTTTTACCTAGTAAAAAAGATAGCTTTTGCTGAATATGTTTCTCTATTTGTTGTATCATTTTATTTAACTTAACTAACTCAAAACCTCAAGCATTGCATGAGCTTTTAGCAAACATTCTTCATACTCTTTTTCTGGAACCGATAAAGAAGTAATGGCACTTCCCACAGAAAAAGAAACGTATTTTGAAGCA
This portion of the Flavobacterium sp. CECT 9288 genome encodes:
- a CDS encoding CocE/NonD family hydrolase; its protein translation is MKKLLSIALLIFGVLLSSAQDSKPNYVAENYTKKEVHIKMRDGAELFTSIYAPKDTSKKYPIIMQRTPYNSGPYGADKMKRSISPSETMMKEGYIVVYQDVRGRFMSDGLYDNMRGYVPNKKSKTDIDEASDTYDTIDWLVKNVPNNNGNVGTWGISYPGFYATYSLLSNHPALKAVSPQACIADFFFDDFHHNGAYLLSYWKVTPLFGPQKKARTTEPWYTFTNTGTNDDYQFFLDAGPLSNLDKYYGADNEFWQQLKDHSSYDDFWQKRGILQHLNNIKPAVMTVGGWFDAEDLYGPLNTYSTIEKSSKNYNTIVMGPWSHGDWARNSAKQVIGNINFGDSISGFYQKNIEANFFRHFLKNNGKGENTLPEAYVFDSGKKEWKTYDAWPPKNTEKKAFFMQDNKLSQMAKKNFAFEEFISDPKKPVPYSEDVKQQGLTPRKYMTDDQRFAARRPDVLVFETEILTDDTTLAGDILAQLQVATTGTDADWVVKVIDVFPNEEPETKEIAPHLKMSNYHMMVRSEVMRGRFRNSFSKPEPFVANEKTAVNVKLQDVFHTFKKGHKIQVQVQSTWFPLIDLNPQTFVENIFYAKPEDFQKQTHKVFNDSKIEFTILK
- a CDS encoding protein-disulfide reductase DsbD; the encoded protein is MKKIILLLIAFLAFTNGNAQILDPAKWTTKIEKKSDTRYLLIFNAVIDNEWHLYSQFTPDGGPLPLEIIFKNQKGNFKLIGKAKESKTRTAFNDIFEVNETFFEKKAQIQQEIELTNTKLTEVKVDFNYQVCKDVCINVEKNFTLKIPQNESATTEVASVINVATGDSTLSKEVVDTVKTEVKAEKTAKITAPIAEKPEEKRGLLSIFFIAFLSGFAALLTPCVFPMIPMTVSFFTKQSKTKAKGIRNAIIYGIAIIFIYVVLGFLVTAIFGADALNALSTNVWFNIIFFILLVVFASSFLGAFEIMLPNSWANKVDNQADRGGIIGILFMALALAIVSFSCTGPIVGTLLVEAASKGGIAPIVGMFGFSLALALPFMLFAMFPGWLNSLPKSGGWLNTVKVVLGFLELALAFKFLSNADLVLQLHFLEREVFLAIWIAIFGTLALYLFGKITLPHDSPLNHISVGRLSLGLVVLAFTLYLIPGIWGAPLKLISGFPPPMTYSESPYGVGNSKGGSATTAQVLPDGAHLGPHDLIAFEDYDKGVAYAKSVNKPILLDFTGYACVNCRKMEDYVWSDPMILKILQNEVVLISLYVDDKRELPKKEQYVSKETGKEVVSVGNKWSDFQITKFKANAQPYYIVMDTDGNMLSDKPESYNSDINAYKDWLRDGIDSFKKAE
- the tilS gene encoding tRNA lysidine(34) synthetase TilS; translated protein: MIQQIEKHIQQKLSFLLGKKVLLATSGGIDSMVMVHLFQQMGFNMAIAHCNFQLRGLESFEDQKFVQEYASNNNIPFFFTQFDTKAFAEDYKISTQVAARELRYSWFYEILEQEQYDYILTAHHADDALETFIINLSRGTGIEGLTGIPQQNDRVVRPLLAFSQDEITRYAQENNIKWREDSSNATDKYLRNKIRHQVIPLLKDINSNFLSSFLNTQTYLQEAQVMMEDAAIMIYQQVAKQENEIIYLDIRKLKQLPNYKSYLYQWLKEFEFKSWDDIYALVESQSGKFVLAPQYRLLKDRDYLILSPINFVNTNEEYFISENQREVNIPLNLTFCKVADISIATNTSIFVDADLLHYPLRLQKWSEGAVFHPFGMQGKSKKVSKFFKDEKLSLNEKEKTWLLYSDETIVWLVGLRPDERFKVTETTKNILKIELR